One segment of Thermosynechococcus sp. HN-54 DNA contains the following:
- the hemC gene encoding hydroxymethylbilane synthase, producing the protein MIATSSRPVRIGSRKSQLALVQTEWVQAQLQTHHRDRAFEVVTMTTQGDNILDVALAKIGDKGLFTKELELSMLRGETDLAVHSLKDLPTKLPDGLVLGAITEREDPADALVLGAKWTGHTIDTLPEGTVIGTSSLRRLAQLRHYYPHLTFKDVRGNLNTRLAKLDAGEYDALILAVAGLRRLGFGDRISQVLPATVSLYAVGQGALGIECRAEDADILALVKTLEHPETAARCLAERAFLRQLEGGCQVPIGVHTVIESGQLTLTGLVASLDGQRLVKDSLTGEPASAEELGTRLALKLREQGASEILEEIFATARPEH; encoded by the coding sequence ATGATTGCCACCTCGTCCCGTCCGGTTCGCATTGGTTCCCGCAAAAGTCAACTGGCTCTCGTGCAAACGGAATGGGTACAGGCGCAGCTGCAAACCCACCATCGCGATCGCGCCTTTGAGGTGGTGACAATGACCACCCAAGGGGATAACATCCTCGATGTCGCTCTCGCAAAAATTGGCGATAAGGGACTCTTTACCAAAGAGCTAGAACTCTCGATGCTGCGGGGCGAAACGGATTTAGCTGTTCACTCCCTCAAGGACTTACCCACCAAGTTGCCCGATGGTTTAGTTTTAGGCGCGATTACTGAGCGGGAAGACCCGGCGGATGCCCTCGTTTTAGGCGCGAAATGGACAGGACACACCATTGATACCCTACCTGAAGGCACGGTGATTGGCACCTCGTCACTGCGACGCTTGGCACAATTGCGCCACTACTATCCCCATCTGACGTTCAAGGATGTGCGCGGCAACCTGAATACCCGCCTCGCAAAATTGGATGCCGGGGAATACGATGCCTTAATTTTGGCAGTGGCCGGCCTGCGACGGCTGGGTTTTGGCGATCGCATTAGTCAAGTCCTGCCAGCAACAGTCTCCCTCTATGCAGTTGGTCAGGGAGCCTTGGGCATCGAATGCCGTGCTGAGGATGCAGATATTCTAGCCTTGGTGAAAACCCTTGAACATCCAGAGACAGCGGCGCGTTGCTTAGCAGAGCGAGCTTTCCTAAGGCAACTGGAAGGGGGCTGTCAAGTGCCCATTGGCGTTCATACCGTCATTGAAAGTGGCCAACTCACCCTCACAGGCTTGGTCGCTAGTCTCGATGGCCAGCGCCTTGTCAAAGACAGTCTCACAGGAGAACCTGCCAGCGCAGAAGAACTGGGGACACGCTTAGCTTTGAAACTGCGCGAACAGGGTGCTTCAGAAATCCTAGAGGAAATTTTTGCCACCGCGCGCCCTGAACACTAA